The genomic interval CACCAGAAGACGGTGCTCCACCGCGACCTCAAGCCGAGCAACATCCTCGTCGTCGAGGTCGACGGCCAGGCGGTGCCCAAGATCATCGACTTCGGCATCGCCAAGGCCACCGCGCGACCGCTGACCGATCGCAGTGCGGCGACCTTCGTCGGACAATTGATCGGCACGCCGCTGTACACGAGTCCCGAGCAGGTGGCCATGACCGCGGCCGGCGTCGACACCCGCGCCGACGTCTATTCGCTCGGCGTGATCCTCTACGAGCTGCTGGTGGGAGCACTGCCCTACGATCCCGAGGAGCTCGCCCGGGCGGGGATGGACGGCATGCTCCGCGTGCTGCGCGAGAGCGAGGTCCCCCGGCCGAGCACCCGCGTCTCGACCCTCGGGAACCGGACGGCGGAAGTGGCGGCGCTCCGTCGCCTCGATCCGCGGAAGCTCACGAGCAAGCTGCGGGGCGACCTGGACTGGATCACGTTGAAGTCCCTCGAGAAGGATCCGAAGCGGCGCTACGAAACGCCGCGGGACCTTGCCGAGGACATCGGGCGCCACCTGCGGACCGAGCCGGTGGAGGCACGCCCGCCATCGGTGCGTTACCGGACCGCGCGCTTCGTCCAACGGCACCGCACCGCGGTCGGTACGTCCACCCTGCTGCTCGTCCTGATCGTCGCCTTCGCCGCGTGGCAGACCCACCAGACGCGGGTCATCGCGCGCGAACGCGACCGGGCCGTCGCCAACGAGCGCTTGTCGCTCGCGCGGGAGAACGTGAACGACGACCCTTCGCTCGCGGTGGCCTACGCGATCTCGAGCCTCGAAGTGGTCGACCAACCCGCCACCCGCGACGTCGTCCGCCGGGCCCTGGTCACCGGCCCACTGCGTGACGAATGGCCCCGCCACGGCCAGAGCGGCAACCCCCTCTCCGTCGACGCCTCCCTCGACGGTCGCCTCTGTGCGGTCGCATGGTCGCGCACACGGAACCCCACCGTCGGCATCTACGACACGTCCGATCTGTCCATGCGGACCTTCGTGTCGTCGGCGGAGGGTTTCGCGTTCCAGTTGCGCTTCGACCCGAACGCCACGCACGTCGCGGCCGTCTCGACGGCCGGGCTGCACGTGTGGCGGGTGGCCAACGGCGACTCGGTCCTGTACCGACCGAAGCCCGCGTCGGTGCAGTCGTCGTACGTCTACCCGTCCGACGAGCCGGGTCGGTTCTTCTTCGTGGAGACCGTTCCGGGGGAGGCTCCACTGTGGTGGGAGGTCGACGCCATCGGCGGATCGACCCGCCGCATGGGACGTTCGGCCGGTCGCCACGACCTGCAGGTCAGCGACCACCGGCCGGCGATCGACCCCACCGGTCGATGGATCCTCGACTACGCCGACGGAACCGTCCTCCTGCAATCGGTCGACGATCTCGACGGCGGCGACGCCCGACCGGTCGGACGGCACGACCACCCGATCACCTGTGTCTTCGTCGACGACACGGCTTCGAGTGCCGGATCCGTGGACATCCGCGGCGTCGTGCGTCGCTGGGACCTGACGACGTCCCCGCCGCGCCGTGTCGCCGAGCACCGACTGGAGCCGGAGGACCACGCCGGACGCTTCGACCCCCACCGGGATCGCTATCTCGTGTCGTGGGGTTCGGAGACGATCCAGGTGTTCGACGACGACCATCGTCCGCCGCGGACGCCGACCCATCTGCTGGATCGCACCCACTGGGCCCACGACGGCACGTTCCTTCCCGACGGAACGATCGTCACCAGTCGCAACGGGATCACCGGCGGCGGTGCCGTCGCGCACTGGAGGACCGAAGGGCCCATCGCCTGGACCCTCGCCGTGCGGGACTCCCTCGGTGCCGGCGCAACGGTCACCCCGGCCCCCGACGGCAGCGCGCTCTACGTGTGGACCCTGGCGGGGACCTTCCTGGAGATGCCCCTCGATCGAGGCACGAAGCAGCCCGTCCGACTCGTCGGACAGGGGATCCCGTTGAATCGGGGCATGACCCACGCGTTCCTCGTCTCCGACGACGGACGCGTCGCGGTCACCTACAACGTGAAGGTCGACGCCTTCCGACGGATCGACCTCGAGCGCGACGAGCTCACGCGCCTCGAGAGCGTGGGCCAGTACGAACCGCCCCTGGCGATCGATGCGACCGGCCGCCGCATCGTCTGCATCACCGTGCCACCGGCGGGCGCGAGTCGAACGCTCCGTGTCGTCGACCTCGAGCGGGATCGGGTCGAGGCGACGCTCGAGCCGAACGTGGGCACGATCCGCGAGGCGCGCTTCGACGACCGACACCTGCTCGTCCTGTCGTCCGACCACGTCGTCCGGATCGATCTCGACGACCCGACACTCCCGCCCGACACGCTACTGACCGAGAGCGACACCTTCGTGCACGGCTTCACCGACGACGGCCGCCACGTGGCCCTCGTGGACGAGGAGTGGACACTGTGGGACGTGGAACTCCGGACCGGTACCCGACGTCGCGTGACGAACCTCACCCGCCCCCGCCCTTCCGACGTGGTCCGGAGCGACGAGCTCGGGCTGGTGGCCGCCGCGGGATGGGACGGTGTCCTGAAGATTGCCGAGATCGATGGCGACGGCGAGTGGACGGTCGGGATGCCGGGCGAGGGCCGGTCGTTCGTCATGGGCCTGCACTTCGATCCCCGCGGCCGTTGGTTGCTGGCCGACACCTCCGCGGGCTGGGTCGCCTGGCGGCTCCCGCTCGACCCCCTGTTCCGCGATCTCCCGCGCGACGAATTCCTCTCGCGAACGCGCGACCTCACGAACCTGCGGGTCACACCGGATCCGGACGAAGCCGCGGCCTATCGGATCGTGCTGGACGGTGAGGGCTGACCGCCGTCGAAGGCGCTGCCCCTGTCGAGGGCGAGATCTCCGCGAGCGAGGATCTGGTCCGCGAGAACCGTCCGGTCGGGTGACACCTTGGGATGTCTGGGGATCCCCGGGATCGTCTGGGGATGTTCCGCGCCGGAAGCCTTCGCGCTTCCGCAGTGGAAGTCCCACCGCTTCCGCCGCGGAAGTCGGACGCTTGGGCGGGTGAGCCGACGCTCCGCGCTGAAGGTGGGATCCGACGACCGAGGCGCGTCGGCTGGCGAACCCAGCTCACGGATGGGCCCCGAGTCGAACTCCTCGAGCCCGACTCCCCTCCTGCGTGAGGGTCATCACCATGTCCGCGTAGCCCTGCCCGGCCTCGGCGTAGAGATTGAAGGCCACGTCCACACCATGGGCCTCGAGCGCCGGGATCTGGTCGTCGTACTTGGCCGTGGCGGCGACACGGAACCGGGAGCGGATGGGCAGCTTCTCCATCTCCGCCGCAGCCGCGAGGTTGGCCTGGTGATTGGGGAGGGCCAACAGGACCAACTCGATCCGTCCTCCGGTGTCGTCGAAGCGGTCCCAGAAGTCGAGGTCGGTCGGGTCGCCGGGGATGACGTTGCGGCCGGCGTCGACGTGGCGCTCGACCACACCTCGGTCGGTGTCGACGCCGAGCACGCGCTTGCCGAACTGCTCCTGTAGCGCGCCGTAGGCCCCCGTGCCGACACGTCCCATGCCGAAGATCACCACTTCCGCCGCCCCCGGTGACACGGGGATCTCTTCGGACTTCCGCTGCTCGGTCTCGAAGCGCACCAGCGTCTCGCGAAGGCAGTCGTAGATCCGATTCGACGTGGCGTTCAACGGCGCCGCCAGCACGAAGGTCAACGCGACGGCCACCGCGAGGATCAGCAACCACTGATCGCTCAACCACCCCGCACTCACGCCGAGTGTGCCCACGATCAGGCCGAACTCGCTGTAGTTGGCCAGGCCGAGCGTGGCCACCAGCGACGTCCGCGCGCGCAGCCGGAAGCGTGTCAGAACGCCGAAGTACAGAGCCATCTTGAGAGGAATCAAGGCCGTGAGGAAGAGCGCGATCCCGAGGTCGCTCGCCGAAGGGACCCCACGCAAGCCGATCGTGAGGAAGAACCCGACGAGGAAGAGATCCTTGAATCCGAGGAGCGACCGCGCCATCTCCTTGGCCTTCGGATGATCGGCGATCAGCATGCCCATGACCAGGGCCCCGAGATCGCCCTTGAGTTGAACGATCTCGAAGAGGTTCCAGCCGACGAAGTTCATCATCACGCCGAGAAGGAGGAGCAATTCGCCGTGACCCGTTCGGTCGAGCAACCAACCCAGAGCCCGCCGTCCCGGTAGCAGGAGCAGCAGGCCGATCGCCCACGGCGTCGGCGCCTTGCCCTGCGAAATGGCAAGGAACACCACGGCCACGATGTCCTGCATGATCAGCAGACCGATCGCAGTGCGCGCGAACAACGTGCTGGACTGCCCTTGTTCCTCGAAGACCTTCACCGCGAAGACCGTACTCGAGAAACTCAGGGCGAAGGCGATCAAGGCGGCCGTGCGAAGGTCGAGCGAGGCGAACTGGCCGAATCCCAGGAACACGAAGACCCCGGTGAGCGACGCCACGACGAGAGCCATGTGGACGATCGACCCGGCCCAGATCTCGGGCCGCAGCAGACTCCGGACGCGGAGCTTGAGACCGATGGTGAACAACAACAACGTGACGCCGAGATCGGCGACGAGCTGTAGATCCGGCGAGGATTCGTAGCCGGTGGCGCCCAGGCCGAAACCAGCGATCAGGAATCCCACCAGCGGTGGCAAGCCGACCAGGCGCGCACAGAGCCCCAGGAGAAAGGCCACGCCGATCAGAACGGGAATGGTCTCCACGGATCACCGTCGCCGGCCTGGGAACGAAGGGTGAGGCGTCTCGATGCGATGGACTCCACCGCGGACGACGAAGAACATCCGCCTCGGCGAGGGAGGCCTCCGTAGATGCGGAACTCTAGCCCCAATTCCTCGAAACGCGACATGAAGAAAGGCGGCATCTCTGACGAGAGCCGCCTTTCTCCTCGAGATCTGGCCACGATCGCGGCAGAAAGGAGTTGCCTACTTCTCAAGACCCCGCGTGTCGAAAGGCCACCCTCAGGGAGACGAAGGAAAGTGGATCTGGCCCGCCGTGTCAACGCCCCTCTGGCCCTGGATTTCACCGCTGATCAGCTGACCTCCTACGCCGGCCTCGAGGTCGACGGCGCCTTCGGCAGCGAACGTCCAGTGCCCGCGCCATGCCCAGACCACGGCGCTCTACCGGCTGTTCGAAGGGAACTTCGAGCCCTACGTGCGGGTCCACGTCGAGCGCTTCGGGCACCGGCGCGGTAGTCTGCGGCGTACGGTCCTTCGTGTCGTGGACCAGCACCTCGCGTGCGGCCGCCCCGAGGGTGGAGTCGCGCGCATGCGCTGTCCGAGCTGTCGTGGGGAGCGTCTGCTCGCGTTCAGCTGTCACACCCGCAAACTCGGTGGCAACGACCCGCACGATGGAACGGCGCAGCGGTCCACCACGCAGGTGGGGACGATCGTGTCGGGCCGTCGGGCGCGACTCAGATCGTCAGGAACGCCACCACCGCCGCGACGGCGACCCCGCCGAGCAGCACGATCGAATAGCTCATCGTGATCATCATCGCCTTGATCACCGTCTTCACCCAGCCCTGCCCGTACACCTGCCGCAGTCCCACCAGCCCGTGGACGATCAGCGCCGCGAGGACGAAGACGTTGTCGACCTCGGTGGGCACCACCGTCGCCACGAAGAGTAACAGGAACGCGACGGAGTGGCCGTGCAGAGCGGCCACGAAGTGTTCGGCGTAGAGGCGGCGTTGTCGACGGTAGAGCAACGCGAGGATCGCCGCGAACACCGGCACCAGGGCGAAGACCACCTTCGGTAAGTGGCGCATCATGGCCTCGTTGAGCGCCAGCGAGACCTCGTCGGACTCCATCGCTTCGGCCTTCTCGATCTGCGAGCGCACGCGGGACCCCACCAGGGGGACCGAACCGAAGTCGTCGCCGTCGATCTCCACGGTGTCGCGGGGGGCCAACGCATCGATCCAGGCCGAGTCGACGCGCGCGTCGGCGAGCGATTCGCGCAGCCGCGTGCGTACGGCCGGATCGAAGTCGGCGTCGCGGAGCGCGTCAGCGACGTCCTCGACCGAGGAGCCACCGGCCTGATCGCCGACCCGGACCACGGCGCCACTGCCCTCGTCGCCGGTGGCCATGAAGGTCTGCCCCATCGCCGCCGCGGCGAGGAAGTACAGCAGCGAGTTCAACAAGTACAGGCGCAAGGGCCGCACGTACCGCGCCCGCCGCCCGGCGAGGTACTCGGAGGTGATCCGTCCCGGCTTCAACAGCAAGGTCGTGTAGGTCCGCACGACCTTCGAGTCGATCGAGAAGACGTCGTCGAGCACCTGCCCGAAGAGCTGACGCATCGTGGGCAGGCCTTCGTCCTTCTGTCCGCAGTGCGGGCAGAAGGGTCCGTCGGCGAGGGGCTGGTTGCAGTTGCGACAGGACTTCACGGAACCCGGACGGGGGGGGCGTTCGGCCCGCCGAGTCTGGCACACGCGCCCTCGAAGCGGAAGTCCGTATCAGACCGCCGGCGCCCGCCTTCTCGTGCCAGACCTGCAACTTCTACGCAAGAACCAGGGCATGGCCCTCTCGTCGGCCGCGAGTCCAACGACGAAGCGCGAATCTGTGAAGATAGCCATTGGAGCGCGTCCGCTGCGCGCCACCGAGCACCGGGCAGCACTTTCGACTTGTGCTATATCCGTCACGGATATCTCATCGCCCCCATGAGTACGAAGCCTCCCAAGCCGCTCACTCCCGCCGTCCTGCACATCCTGCTGGCGCTGTCCGCCCGCGAGCGGCACGGCTACGGCATCATGAAGCAGGTCGAGGCCGACTCGAACGGGCGTGTGAACATGGGCCCGGGCACCCTTTACGGCTCGTTGAACCGGATGATGGACGCCGGCCTCGTCCGCGAGACCGAGAGCCGCGTCGACCCGGAGATGGAGGACGAACGGCGCGTCTACTACGAGATCACTGGCCAGGGCCGCTAAGCGCTGGCCACCGAACTCGAACGCTATCGCGAGGTCGTCGCCGTCGCGCAGCTCCGCGACCTGCGACCCCGGAGTTCCCATGGCTGACGATCCCATGACGCGACGCCTGGGCGCCCTCTACGCAATCGTGCTGCGCCTCTATCCGCCCGTCTTCCGTGAGCGCTTCGGTACGAGCATGCGGCAGACCTTCGCCGATCTCTGCCGTGAACGCCGCGCGCACGGCCAGGGCCTCGCCGGCCTCGTGCTGTGCAGCTTCACCGACACCCTCTTCGGAATCCTCCGGGAAAGGAGCAGGACGCTCGTGCCTGCCCCTCACGAGCTCGTGCGCGTCGCGCTGATCACCCACGTCCTCCTCG from Candidatus Krumholzibacteriia bacterium carries:
- a CDS encoding cation:proton antiporter family protein, encoding METIPVLIGVAFLLGLCARLVGLPPLVGFLIAGFGLGATGYESSPDLQLVADLGVTLLLFTIGLKLRVRSLLRPEIWAGSIVHMALVVASLTGVFVFLGFGQFASLDLRTAALIAFALSFSSTVFAVKVFEEQGQSSTLFARTAIGLLIMQDIVAVVFLAISQGKAPTPWAIGLLLLLPGRRALGWLLDRTGHGELLLLLGVMMNFVGWNLFEIVQLKGDLGALVMGMLIADHPKAKEMARSLLGFKDLFLVGFFLTIGLRGVPSASDLGIALFLTALIPLKMALYFGVLTRFRLRARTSLVATLGLANYSEFGLIVGTLGVSAGWLSDQWLLILAVAVALTFVLAAPLNATSNRIYDCLRETLVRFETEQRKSEEIPVSPGAAEVVIFGMGRVGTGAYGALQEQFGKRVLGVDTDRGVVERHVDAGRNVIPGDPTDLDFWDRFDDTGGRIELVLLALPNHQANLAAAAEMEKLPIRSRFRVAATAKYDDQIPALEAHGVDVAFNLYAEAGQGYADMVMTLTQEGSRARGVRLGAHP
- a CDS encoding serine/threonine-protein kinase; protein product: MTGRDDPARPDDDARRIGPYRLLERIGTGAMGEVWRAEQHEPVRRIVALKIIKKGMDTREVITRFEIERQAMALMDHPAIARVYDAGATADGRPFIAMEYLAGEPITDYCESRRLSIEERLRLFRTVCQAIQHAHQKTVLHRDLKPSNILVVEVDGQAVPKIIDFGIAKATARPLTDRSAATFVGQLIGTPLYTSPEQVAMTAAGVDTRADVYSLGVILYELLVGALPYDPEELARAGMDGMLRVLRESEVPRPSTRVSTLGNRTAEVAALRRLDPRKLTSKLRGDLDWITLKSLEKDPKRRYETPRDLAEDIGRHLRTEPVEARPPSVRYRTARFVQRHRTAVGTSTLLLVLIVAFAAWQTHQTRVIARERDRAVANERLSLARENVNDDPSLAVAYAISSLEVVDQPATRDVVRRALVTGPLRDEWPRHGQSGNPLSVDASLDGRLCAVAWSRTRNPTVGIYDTSDLSMRTFVSSAEGFAFQLRFDPNATHVAAVSTAGLHVWRVANGDSVLYRPKPASVQSSYVYPSDEPGRFFFVETVPGEAPLWWEVDAIGGSTRRMGRSAGRHDLQVSDHRPAIDPTGRWILDYADGTVLLQSVDDLDGGDARPVGRHDHPITCVFVDDTASSAGSVDIRGVVRRWDLTTSPPRRVAEHRLEPEDHAGRFDPHRDRYLVSWGSETIQVFDDDHRPPRTPTHLLDRTHWAHDGTFLPDGTIVTSRNGITGGGAVAHWRTEGPIAWTLAVRDSLGAGATVTPAPDGSALYVWTLAGTFLEMPLDRGTKQPVRLVGQGIPLNRGMTHAFLVSDDGRVAVTYNVKVDAFRRIDLERDELTRLESVGQYEPPLAIDATGRRIVCITVPPAGASRTLRVVDLERDRVEATLEPNVGTIREARFDDRHLLVLSSDHVVRIDLDDPTLPPDTLLTESDTFVHGFTDDGRHVALVDEEWTLWDVELRTGTRRRVTNLTRPRPSDVVRSDELGLVAAAGWDGVLKIAEIDGDGEWTVGMPGEGRSFVMGLHFDPRGRWLLADTSAGWVAWRLPLDPLFRDLPRDEFLSRTRDLTNLRVTPDPDEAAAYRIVLDGEG
- a CDS encoding DUF3667 domain-containing protein, translating into MKSCRNCNQPLADGPFCPHCGQKDEGLPTMRQLFGQVLDDVFSIDSKVVRTYTTLLLKPGRITSEYLAGRRARYVRPLRLYLLNSLLYFLAAAAMGQTFMATGDEGSGAVVRVGDQAGGSSVEDVADALRDADFDPAVRTRLRESLADARVDSAWIDALAPRDTVEIDGDDFGSVPLVGSRVRSQIEKAEAMESDEVSLALNEAMMRHLPKVVFALVPVFAAILALLYRRQRRLYAEHFVAALHGHSVAFLLLFVATVVPTEVDNVFVLAALIVHGLVGLRQVYGQGWVKTVIKAMMITMSYSIVLLGGVAVAAVVAFLTI
- a CDS encoding PadR family transcriptional regulator is translated as MSTKPPKPLTPAVLHILLALSARERHGYGIMKQVEADSNGRVNMGPGTLYGSLNRMMDAGLVRETESRVDPEMEDERRVYYEITGQGR